Proteins encoded together in one Bradyrhizobium sp. CB82 window:
- a CDS encoding caspase family protein → MIGIDDYQHVRKLKGAVADADDVVSSLRTMGVGDVTELTNAQADRETILREISALVQRTKNNDLIFLSIAGHGTQEPERVKGSEPDGMENVFLLPGFETTPAGSVQRILGGEFNHFIRQFELRGAKVIFVVDTCHGGGMVRDIDPRAAEMSFRQVPRYTLLVDELKPVSDSDDPKSELDLDHTAFIAAVDRYTKAPEVRIPGIDGLRGALSYAIARAVEGSADINHDGKVTLKELFSNVRQVVYQLSDQRQNVVTISSPAQTPETDVAFELTRGVVLIQGPTARAASGQSGAAAPAEGQAPAPPVTATAPTAPASAAPTALRLAAPIRLAALDGKMSYFASVKPQDVTVQAVQPTDNPDLIWDPVSHDVIAWGDVVAYGVDVANLPTVVDRAAAIRELKRMATRSPQIMRMWPDDRQQRSGQTVEVDLSDVASRAVLLFNVSGDGTIQMLYPVGSDASLARSTNLRLPLKVQEPFGAEQIVAVTSQQRMVDLETVLTQLNRRRASGQLIKGLEHYLPADARIASISFFSVP, encoded by the coding sequence GTGATCGGGATCGACGATTATCAGCATGTGCGCAAGCTGAAGGGCGCGGTAGCCGACGCCGATGACGTTGTGTCGAGCTTGAGGACGATGGGAGTCGGTGATGTCACCGAACTCACCAACGCCCAGGCCGACAGGGAAACCATCTTGCGTGAGATCAGCGCACTGGTGCAGCGGACAAAGAACAATGACCTGATTTTCCTGTCAATCGCCGGTCATGGCACGCAAGAGCCGGAGCGCGTCAAGGGTTCGGAACCGGACGGGATGGAGAATGTGTTCCTGCTTCCTGGCTTCGAAACCACGCCGGCCGGGTCTGTTCAGAGAATTCTGGGTGGCGAATTCAATCATTTCATCCGGCAGTTTGAGCTGCGTGGGGCGAAGGTGATTTTCGTAGTGGATACCTGCCATGGTGGCGGCATGGTGCGCGATATCGATCCACGTGCCGCGGAGATGAGCTTTCGTCAGGTGCCGCGCTATACGCTCCTGGTCGATGAACTGAAGCCGGTATCAGACAGCGATGATCCGAAGTCCGAACTCGACCTCGATCACACTGCGTTCATCGCTGCGGTTGATCGTTACACCAAGGCGCCGGAAGTGCGAATCCCCGGGATCGATGGCCTGCGCGGGGCTCTAAGCTATGCAATCGCACGGGCAGTGGAAGGCAGCGCGGACATCAACCATGATGGGAAGGTGACGCTCAAGGAACTCTTCAGCAATGTTCGGCAGGTGGTCTATCAGCTGTCAGACCAGCGGCAGAATGTCGTGACGATATCATCGCCGGCGCAAACACCGGAGACCGACGTCGCCTTTGAATTGACGCGCGGTGTGGTGCTGATCCAGGGGCCGACCGCGAGAGCAGCCTCAGGTCAGTCCGGAGCAGCGGCGCCTGCCGAGGGACAGGCACCTGCGCCGCCTGTCACGGCGACGGCGCCGACCGCTCCGGCCAGCGCCGCGCCGACGGCGCTCCGCCTCGCGGCGCCGATCCGTCTGGCAGCGCTTGACGGCAAGATGAGCTATTTCGCGAGCGTGAAGCCGCAGGATGTTACGGTGCAGGCCGTTCAGCCGACGGACAATCCCGACCTGATCTGGGATCCTGTGTCCCACGACGTCATCGCCTGGGGTGATGTGGTCGCCTATGGGGTGGACGTCGCCAACTTGCCGACGGTCGTTGATCGGGCCGCAGCAATTCGTGAACTCAAGCGCATGGCGACACGGTCGCCGCAGATCATGCGAATGTGGCCGGACGATCGACAGCAGCGCAGCGGACAGACCGTCGAAGTTGACCTGTCGGACGTAGCCTCAAGGGCGGTGCTGCTGTTCAATGTGTCCGGCGATGGTACGATCCAGATGCTGTATCCGGTGGGCTCCGATGCGTCGCTCGCCCGATCGACGAATCTGCGACTGCCGCTGAAAGTGCAGGAGCCGTTCGGTGCGGAGCAGATCGTTGCGGTAACCTCACAGCAACGCATGGTGGATTTAGAGACGGTCCTGACGCAGCTCAACCGGCGTCGCGCCTCAGGTCAGCTGATCAAGGGCCTTGAGCATTATTTGCCTGCGGACGCGCGCATCGCGTCCATCAGTTTCTTTAGCGTTCCCTGA
- a CDS encoding DUF4384 domain-containing protein, whose product MPPPEPIRRERPWRTFVLLLAGSGTALAAPLPSASPDPSTMNAPWLRRVQTAPGQTNGASLSLQILPGETVAVGSKVSFGVTTRKAGYLILVDVDAEGRMSQIFPTPELLAQSGERDINFVKPGVEFVVPTPAARQRGFEYVVAPPSGSAVIVAILSERRVQLLDLPDLARKPQSQSDALSYLSAWTSELRVPDVGSGRLMSNSWSFDAKSYSIR is encoded by the coding sequence ATGCCGCCACCGGAGCCCATCCGCCGCGAGCGACCATGGCGAACATTCGTGCTGTTGCTGGCGGGAAGCGGGACCGCCCTGGCAGCACCGCTGCCATCGGCATCGCCAGATCCAAGCACGATGAATGCGCCGTGGCTTCGGCGCGTACAGACCGCCCCTGGGCAGACCAACGGCGCAAGCCTGTCCTTGCAGATATTGCCAGGCGAGACCGTTGCCGTCGGCAGCAAGGTGTCGTTTGGTGTGACGACCAGAAAGGCGGGATACCTCATTCTAGTGGATGTTGATGCCGAAGGACGGATGTCCCAGATCTTTCCGACTCCCGAACTGTTGGCACAGTCGGGCGAACGCGACATCAATTTCGTCAAGCCCGGTGTCGAGTTCGTTGTTCCAACCCCGGCGGCACGGCAACGTGGCTTTGAGTATGTTGTTGCTCCGCCGAGCGGGTCCGCTGTGATTGTTGCGATCCTGAGCGAGCGGCGCGTGCAATTGCTCGATTTACCCGACTTGGCGCGCAAGCCGCAAAGCCAGTCCGACGCGTTGAGTTACCTATCGGCTTGGACCAGTGAGTTACGCGTGCCGGACGTCGGCAGTGGAAGGCTGATGTCGAACAGCTGGTCGTTCGACGCCAAATCGTATTCCATCAGGTGA